The proteins below come from a single Cricetulus griseus strain 17A/GY chromosome 6, alternate assembly CriGri-PICRH-1.0, whole genome shotgun sequence genomic window:
- the Cep250 gene encoding centrosome-associated protein CEP250 isoform X6, which translates to MELQLQGDSAQGEKQEQQEELHMAVRERELLQEMLVSLEAKQSESLSELMTLREALESSRLEGELLRQEQVEVTAAWARAEQSIAELSASENSLKAEVADLRAAAVKLGALNEALALDKVGLNQQLLQLEQENQSVCSRAEAAEHLRSALQVDLAEAERHREALWEKNTQLQTQLQKAEESGAELQAELKSIREEKEELKEKLSEAHHQQEAATAQLEQLHQDTERQQETLARAVQEKETLVRERATLEVRLQAVERDRQDLTEQVLGLRSAKEQLESNLFETQQQNSVIEVTKGQLEIQVQTITQAKEVIQGEVKCLKLELDAERSRAEQERDAVARQLAQAEQEGQAALEQQKVAHEEELNRLQEKWEKERSLLQQELEKALETLERERTELEVRLREQQTETEALRAQREEERTHADSTLYQMQLETEKERVSLLETLLQTQKELADATQQLERLRKDMKIQKLQEQETTDMLQTQLQGAQQELKEATQQHSEEHAAFRKDREDLQKQVEDLKSQLVTQDDSHRLVKQEIQEKMKEVQEYSRIQKELEKEKASLALSLVEKEGRLLILQEADSVRQQELNSLRQDIQEAQEGQRELSVQVELLRQEVKEKEADFVAREAQLLEELEASRITEQQLRASLWTQEAKTTQLQLQLRSTESQLEVLAAEQQPENQAQAQLASLYSVLQQALGSACESRPELRGGGDSAPSLWGPEPDQNGARRPFKRGSLLTALSAEAVALALQKLHQDLWKAQQARDDLRDQIQKLKQHLTDTEAQKSQVHSDLQDLQRQLSQSQEEKSKWEGKQNSLESELRDLHETVASLQSRLRQAELQKMEAQNEQELLQASKEKLTAQVERLQAFVAEAHAQASAASVLEEDLRTARSALKLKNEEVESERERAQALQEQSELKVAQGKALQENLALLAQTLSNREREVETLQTEIQELEKQREMQKAALELLSLDLKQRSQEVDLQQEQIQELEKCRSVLEHLPMAVQEREQQLSVQQDQIRELEKDRETQRSVLEHQLLELEKKAQVIESQRGQIQDLKKQLVTLECLALELEESHHKVEGQQQVIAELESQREMQRVALTHLTLDLEERSQDLQAQSSQLHELESHGTHLARELQERDQEVKAQRQQIEELQKQKEQLTQDLERKGQELMLQKERIQVLEDQRTLQTKILEEDLEQIKHSLRERGQEMASQRQLMLERADNGQSPGKAQRGSLEHLKLILREKEKEVECQHERIQELEEHVGQVEQQLQGLHRKMGETSLLLTHREQEVATLQRHLQEAKDQGELKEQALQGQLEEAQRALAQRDQELEALQQEQQQTLAQEESMKQKTGALQAALEQAQVTLKERQGELEEHRERAQRLQEELVLEGRQVRALEEVLADLRSEIREHEKAVLALQQQCAEQAQEHEAEARTLQDSWLRAQATLSEQEQELAALRAENQYSRHQEEAAWGQAEALQEALSKAQAALQDKEQSLLEQAELSCTLEASTTALQASLDNCQSRARQLEEALKIREGEIQAQGLQHQEVTQQLQQALSQKEEKLRQQEEQRQLLEKALTQSSQENGIQEKQSLEQERKEDTGGLVASLRELQRTLAQKEEEILMLREAQQRQSLEASSPSHRAFPAEKPAPQLCQELERLQNALRQTEAREIEWREKAQDLARSLAQSKASNNSLQEIAMLLQASVLERESEQQRLQEELVLSRQALEEQQSHGSHSTSRADRGPKAGQDVHPGKVVVAEPSPGVEEKEQWTQRLERLQQAVAQLEFDRSKLQHHNAQLRITLELVERERRKLKRDSMRASRAGSLEMKEAMASSPAQQDGRAAQRGSSDSMRVVELQREVALLRAQLALERKQRQDYIARSVQTSRELAGLHHSLSHSLLTVAQAPEATVLEAETRKLDESLSQSLASPEPVLLHPSLDTAQTTPR; encoded by the exons TCAGGAGATGCTGGTGAGCCTGGAAGCTAAACAGTCAGAATCACTAAGTGAGCTGATGACTCTTCGAGAAGCCCTGGAGTCCAGTCGCCTGGAAGGGGAGCTACTGAGGCAAGAGCAAGTGGAGGTGACGGCAGCCTGGGCCAGG GCAGAACAGTCCATTGCAGAGTTGTCAGCTTCCGAGAACAGCTTGAAGGCAGAGGTAGCCGATCTTAGAGCTGCAGCTGTCAAGCTTGGGGCCTTAAACGAGGCTTTGGCTTTAGATAAAGTTGGGCTGAACCAGCAGCTTCTCCAG TTGGAGCAGGAGAACCAGTCTGTGTGCAGCAGAGCGGAGGCGGCCGAGCATTTGAGAAGTGCTTTGCAGGTGGAcctggcagaggcagagaggcacaggGAAGCCCTGTGGGAGAAGAATACTCAGCTGCAGACTCAGCTGCAGAAGGCAGAGGAGTCAGGAGCTGAGCTGCAGGCAGAACTAAAGAGCATccgagaagaaaaggaagaacttAAAGAGAAACTAAGTGAG GCACATCACCAGCAAGAAGCAGCCACAGCTCAGCTAGAGCAGCTGCATCAGGACACTGAGCGACAGCAAGAAACACTTGCCAGAGCAGTCCAAGAGAAGGAGACCCTAGTACGGGAGAGGGCGACTCTCGAGGTTCGCCTGCAGGCTGTGGAGCGGGACCGACAGGACCTCACTGAACAAGTTCTGGGGCTCAG GTCAGCCAAGGAACAACTGGAGAGCAATCTCTTTGAGACCCAACAGCAAAATTCTGTGATAGAGGTCACTAAGGGGCAGCTGGAGATCCAGGTTCAAACTATTACTCAAGCCAAGGAAGTAATTCAAG GGGAAGTGAAGTGCCTGAAACTGGAACTGGATGCTGAGAGGAGCCGGGCTGAGCAGGAGCGGGATGCAGTAGCCAGGCAGCTAGCCCAAGCTGAACAAGAGGGGCAGGCAGCTCTGGAGCAGCAGAAGGTGGCCCATGAGGAGGAGTTGAACAGGCTCCAAGAGAAATGG GAGAAAGAGCGCTCCTTGCTTcagcaggagctggagaaggCCCTGGAGACCCTGGAAAGGGAGAGAACGGAGCTGGAAGTAAGGCTGAGAGAgcaacagacagaaactgaagccCTCCGTGCACAGAGGGAAGAGGAGCGAACCCATGCTGACAGCACCCTGTACCAA ATGCAActagaaacagagaaggagagagtctCCCTCCTGGAAACCCTGCTGCAGACTCAGAAGGAGTTGGCAGATGCTACACAGCAGTTGGAAAGGCTGAGGAAGGACATGAAGATTCAGAAGTTACAGGAACAG GAGACCACTGACATGCTGCAGACCCAGCTTCAGGGAGCACAGCAGGAGCTGAAGGAGGCAACCCAGCAGCACAGCGAGGAGCATGCTGCCTTCCGGAAGGACAGAGAAGACCTACAGAAGCAG GTAGAGGACTTGAAGTCTCAGCTGGTAACCCAGGATGACTCCCACAGGCTGGTGAAACAAGAGATTCAAGAGAAGATGAAGGAGGTTCAGGAATATAGCCGGATTCAGAAGGAACTCgagaaagagaaagccag CCTGGCACTGTCGCTGGTGGAAAAAGAAGGCAGACTCCTCATTTTACAAGAAGCTGACTCTGTTCGACAGCAGGAGCTGAATTCCCTGCGCCAGGACATACAGGAGGcccaggaaggacagagagagctcagtgTACAG GTGGAACTACTGAGGCAGGAGGTGAAGGAAAAGGAGGCTGACTTTGTAGCCCGGGAAGCACAGCTGCTCGAGGAGCTGGAGGCCTCACGGATCACAGAGCAGCAGCTGCGAGCTTCTTTGTGGACCCAGGAGGCCAAGACAACCcaactgcagctgcagctgcGCAGCACTGAGAGCCAGCTGGAGGTACTGGCTGCAGAACAGCAGCCAGAGaaccaggcccaggcccagctgGCTAGCCTTTACTCTGTTCTGCAGCAGGCCTTGGGGTCTGCATGTGAAAGCCGGCCTGAGCTGAGGGGTGGGGGCGACTCTGCTCCCTCCCTGTGGGGCCCTGAGCCAG ATCAGAATGGAGCTAGGAGACCCTTTAAGAGAGGGTCCCTCCTGACCGCACTGTCAGCCGAGGCTGTAGCATTGGCTCTCCAGAAGCTTCATCAAGACCTGTGGAAGGCTCAGCAGGCCCGG GATGATCTGAGGGACCAGATCCAGAAGCTGAAACAGCACCTGACTGATACAGAGGCCCAGAAGAGCCAGGTCCACTCAGACCTGCAGGACCTGCAAAGACAGCTCTCACAGAGCCAGGAAG AGAAATCCAAGTGGGAAGGGAAACAGAACTCCCTGGAGTCTGAGCTGAGGGACTTGCATGAGACTGTGGCATCCTTACAGAGTCGCCTACGGCAGGCAGAGCTGCAGAAAATGGAAGCTCAG AATGAGCAAGAGTTGCTTCAGGCATCCAAGGAGAAGCTGACAGCCCAGGTTGAACGTCTGCAAGCATTTGTTGCAGAAGCCCATGCTCAGGCAAGTGCGGCTTCTGTCCTGGAAGAAGATCTGCGAACAGCTCGCTCAGCACTGAAACTGAAAAACGAGGAGGTAGAGAGCGAGCGGGAGAGAGCCCAGGCTTTGCAAGAGCAGAGTGAGCTAAAGGTAGCCCAGGGGAAAGCTTTGCAGGAGAATCTAGCCCTGCTGGCCCAGACCCTGTCTAATAGAGAGCGGGAGGTGGAGACGTTGCAGACTGAGATCCAGGAACTGGAGAAGCAGCGGGAAATGCAGAAGGCAGCTCTGGAGCTGCTCTCCTTGGACCTGAAGCAGCGGAGCCAAGAGGTAGACCTGCAGCAAGAACAGATTCAGGAGCTAGAGAAGTGCAGGTCGGTCTTAGAGCACCTGCCCATGGCCGTCCAGGAGCGGGAGCAGCAGCTGAGTGTACAGCAGGACCAGATCCGAGAACTGGAGAAAGATCGGGAGACCCAGAGGAGTGTCCTGGAGCAtcagctcctggaactggagaagAAGGCTCAAGTGATTGAGTCCCAGAGGGGACAGATTCAGGATCTGAAAAAACAGCTGGTGACACTGGAATGCCtggccctggaactggaggaaaGCCATCACAAAGTGGAGGGCCAGCAGCAGGTGATTGCGGAGCTGGAGAGCCAGAGGGAAATGCAGAGGGTGGCTCTAACTCACCTTACATTGGACCTGGAAGAAAGGAGCCAGGACCTACAGGCACAAAGCAGTCAGCTCCATGAGCTGGAAAGCCACGGCACCCATCTGGCCAGAGAGCTGCAGGAAAGAGACCAGGAGGTGAAGGCTCAGCGCCAGCAGATTGAGGAgctgcagaagcagaaagagcagCTGACTCAGGACCTGGAGAGGAAAGGCCAGGAGCTGATGCTGCAGAAGGAGAGGATTCAGGTTCTGGAAGACCAGAGGACGCTACAGACCAAGATCTTAGAGGAGGACCTGGAACAGATCAAGCACTCCTTGAGAGAACGTGGCCAGGAGATGGCTTCTCAGCGGCAGCTGATGCTCGAGCGGGCAGACAATGGGCAGAGCCCTGGTAAAGCCCAGCGCGGAAGCCTGGAACACTTGAAGCTGATCCTGcgtgagaaggagaaagaggtagAATGCCAGCATGAGCGCATCCAGGAGCTTGAGGAGCACGTGGGCCAGGTGGAACAGCAGCTCCAAGGCCTGCACAGGAAGATGGGTGAGACTAGCCTGCTCCTGACCCACCGAGAACAGGAGGTAGCAACCCTACAGCGGCACCTCCAGGAAGCCAAGGACCAAGGGGAGCTGAAAGAGCAGGCACTTCAGGGTCAGCTGGAGGAGGCCCAGAGAGCTCTGGCCCAGAGGGACCAAGAACTGGAGGCCCTTCAGCAAGAACAGCAGCAGACCCTGGCCCAGGAGGAAAGCATGAAGCAAAAGACAGGCGCTCTGCAGGCCGCTCTGGAGCAGGCCCAGGTGACCCTGAAGGAGCGCCAGGGGGAGCTGGAAGAGCACCGGGAGCGGGCACAAAGGCTCCAGGAAGAGCTGGTGCTGGAGGGAAGACAGGTTCGGGCCCTGGAGGAGGTGTTGGCAGACCTAAGGTCTGAGATTCGGGAACACGAGAAGGCTGTGCTGGCCCTTCAACAGCAGTGTGCAGAACAGgcacaggagcatgaggcagaaGCCAGGACCCTGCAGGACAGCTGGCTGCGGGCCCAGGCCACACTCTCAGAACAAGAACAAGAGCTAGCAGCTCTACGAGCAGAAAATCAGTATTCCCGCCATCAGGAGGAGGCTGCATGGGGCCAAGCAGAGGCTCTGCAGGAGGCCCTCAGCaaagcccaggctgccctgcagGACAAAGAGCAGAGTCTCCTTGAGCAGGCTGAATTGAGCTGCACTCTGGAGGCCAGCACTACCGCCTTACAAGCTTCCCTGGACAACTGCCAGTCACGTGCCAGGCAGCTAGAAGAGGCCCTGAAGATTCGAGAAGGTGAGATCCAGGCCCAGGGGCTCCAACACCAGGAGGTTACGCAGCAGCTTCAGCAGGCCCTTtcccagaaggaagaaaagttgaGGCAGCAGGAGGAGCAGAGGCAGCTGCTGGAAAAGGCTCTGACCCAAAGCAGTCAAGAAAATGGGATCCAAGAGAAACAAAGTCTGgagcaagagagaaaagaggacacAGGGGGCCTTGTGGCGAGCCTAAGGGAGCTACAACGGACTCTAGcccaaaaagaagaagagattTTGATGCTGAGGGAGGCCCAGCAAAGGCAGAGTCTAGAGGCCTCTTCCCCAAGCCACAGAGCCTTCCCAGCAGAGAAGCCAGCTCCACAATTGTGCCAGGAGTTGGAACGACTGCAGAATGCCCTGAGGCAGACAGAGGCCAGGGAGATCGAGTGGAGGGAGAAGGCTCAGGACTTGGCACGGTCCCTGGCCCAGAGCAAGGCCAGCAATAACAGTCTGCAGGAGATCGCTATGCTCCTACAAGCCTCTGTCCTAGAGCGGGAATCGGAACAACAAAGGCTACAG GAGGAGTTGGTGCTTAGCAGACAGgctctggaggagcagcagtCACATGGCTCACATTCAACCAGCAGAGCAGACCGGGGGCCCAAAGCTGGACAAGATGTACATCCTGGAAAG GTAGTTGTGGCTGAGCCCAGTCCTGGGGTGGAGGAGAAGGAGCAGTGGACACAAAGGCTTGAACGTCTGCAGCAAGCAGTTGCACAGCTGGAATTTGACCGGAGCAAGCTGCAACACCACAATGCGCAGCTGCGGATTACCTTAGAGCTG GTAGAGCGAGAACGGAGGAAGCTGAAGAGGGATTCCATGCGTGCTTCCCGAGCAGGGTCACTGGAGATGAAAGAAGCTATGGCTTCGTCCCCCGCACAGCAG GATGGGAGAGCAGCTCAGAGGGGTTCCTCGGATAGCATGCGTGTGGTTGAACTTCAGAGAGAG GTAGCGCTGCTGCGAGCCCAGTTGGCATTGGAGCGAAAGCAGAGGCAAGACTACATTGCACGATCCGTGCAGACCAGCCGCGAGCTAGCAGGCCTGCATCACAGCCTGTCTCACTCCCTCCTCACCGTGGCCCAGGCCCCCGAGGCCACTGTTCTTGAGGCTGAGACCCGAAAGCTGGATGAGTCCCTGAGTCAGAGTCTGGCATCCCCAGAGCCAGTTCTGCTACATCCCAGTCTGGACACTGCTCAAACTACCCCCAGGTAG